The proteins below come from a single Agrococcus beijingensis genomic window:
- a CDS encoding amidohydrolase, with product MLLAIVNAHVVPVEGEEFEGTILVRDGRIAELGADVTVPEGAEVLDVGGAQVTPGLIDAHVHLGVHPEGDGSTANDTNEMTSPNTAGLRTVDAIDPYDEGFDLALAGGVTTVNVNPGSANPIGGQATTLHTHGRIVDHMVLRAPAGVKSALGENPKRVYGEKKVLPSTRMGTAKVIRDAFVAAQSYQRRKADPSNDERHDVDLTLEALTLVLERQIPWRQHAHRADDIITALRLQAEFGYDLVIDHGTEAHVVADLLAERGVPVLIGPLFTTKSKMELRKRSIANPGKLAKAGVELSIITDHPVIPISFLVHQASFAVREGLDRETALRAITINPAKVLGVADEVGSLEPGKRADIVVWGGDWMDPMARPRTVLVDGRVVFEHDAATGDERVAPRDDVPLVLPQA from the coding sequence ATGCTGCTCGCCATCGTCAACGCCCACGTCGTGCCCGTCGAGGGCGAGGAGTTCGAGGGCACGATCCTGGTGCGCGACGGCCGCATCGCCGAGCTCGGCGCCGACGTGACGGTGCCCGAGGGCGCCGAGGTGCTCGACGTCGGCGGCGCGCAGGTCACGCCCGGCCTCATCGACGCGCACGTGCACCTCGGCGTGCACCCGGAGGGCGACGGCAGCACCGCCAACGACACGAACGAGATGACGAGCCCCAACACGGCGGGCCTGCGCACGGTCGACGCGATCGACCCCTACGACGAGGGCTTCGACCTGGCGCTCGCGGGCGGCGTCACGACCGTCAACGTCAACCCGGGCTCCGCCAACCCGATCGGCGGCCAGGCGACCACGCTGCACACGCACGGGCGCATCGTCGACCACATGGTGCTGCGGGCGCCCGCTGGGGTGAAGAGCGCGCTGGGCGAGAACCCGAAGCGCGTCTACGGCGAGAAGAAGGTGCTGCCCTCCACCCGCATGGGCACGGCCAAGGTGATCCGCGACGCCTTCGTGGCCGCGCAGAGCTACCAGCGCCGCAAGGCCGACCCGAGCAACGACGAGCGCCACGACGTCGACCTGACGCTCGAGGCGCTGACCCTCGTGCTCGAGCGGCAGATCCCGTGGCGCCAGCACGCGCACCGCGCCGACGACATCATCACCGCGCTGCGGCTGCAGGCCGAGTTCGGCTACGACCTCGTGATCGACCACGGCACCGAGGCGCACGTGGTGGCCGACCTGCTCGCCGAGCGCGGGGTGCCCGTGCTCATCGGCCCGCTGTTCACCACCAAGTCGAAGATGGAGCTGCGCAAGCGCTCGATAGCCAACCCCGGCAAGCTCGCGAAGGCGGGCGTCGAGCTGTCGATCATCACCGATCACCCGGTGATCCCCATCTCGTTCCTCGTGCACCAGGCATCCTTCGCCGTCCGTGAGGGGCTCGACCGCGAGACGGCGCTGCGCGCGATCACCATCAACCCCGCGAAGGTGCTCGGCGTCGCCGACGAGGTCGGCTCGCTCGAGCCGGGCAAGCGCGCCGACATCGTGGTCTGGGGCGGCGACTGGATGGATCCGATGGCGCGCCCGCGCACGGTGCTGGTCGACGGTCGCGTGGTGTTCGAGCACGACGCCGCCACCGGCGACGAGCGCGTCGCCCCGCGCGACGACGTGCCGCTCGTGCTGCCCCAGGCGTGA
- a CDS encoding helicase HerA-like domain-containing protein, with the protein MSDELAKVQAEIEAARKAQAEAEARLAELQASQQRVKIDTPPLPADDAAPDEAPPVAERFEEAPQSAPAPADLDQPVEPGAHLEPAPSTGPLAADEVGAIRAGYAFEGAALEMGALVNGEADPETQVRIPLGMVNRHGLIAGATGTGKTKTLQVLAEQLSAAGVPVFAADIKGDLSGVATPGESSDKLLARTAGIGQAWDGAGFPVEYFALGGEGIGVPIRATVLSFGPVLLSKVLGLNDTQESSLGIVFAYADEQRLPLVDLKDLRELLLWLTSDLGKEELKRLGGISTQTAGVILREITAFSEQGADVFFGEPEIDTRELMRTTPDGRGVISLLEVPGVASQPALFSTFLMWLLADLFEDLPEVGDIDKPKLVFFFDEAHLLFKDASKDFLSAITQTVRLIRSKGVGIFFVTQTPKDVPSDVLAQLGSRVQHQLRAHTPDDATALRSTVRTYPRSGYDLEQVLTGLGIGEAIVTVMNERGAPTPVAWTRLRAPQGSMDPTPEAAMRQTVQSSSLLPKYGQAVDRESAYEILQAKLRAAQKAEQDEAAREEAEAEAARLEKAARQGRGSGGSGGSGQRSGGNVVTDFIGSRTGQSLIREIVRGVFGNRRR; encoded by the coding sequence ATGAGCGACGAGCTGGCCAAGGTGCAGGCAGAGATCGAAGCGGCACGCAAGGCTCAGGCGGAGGCCGAGGCTCGGCTGGCAGAGCTGCAGGCGAGCCAGCAGCGGGTGAAGATCGACACGCCGCCGCTGCCGGCGGACGATGCGGCGCCCGACGAGGCGCCGCCGGTCGCGGAGCGCTTCGAGGAGGCGCCGCAGTCGGCGCCGGCGCCGGCCGATCTCGATCAGCCGGTCGAGCCCGGTGCCCACCTCGAGCCCGCGCCGTCGACCGGACCGCTCGCCGCCGACGAGGTCGGCGCGATCCGGGCGGGCTACGCGTTCGAGGGCGCCGCGCTCGAGATGGGAGCGCTCGTCAACGGCGAGGCCGACCCGGAGACCCAGGTGCGCATCCCGCTGGGCATGGTGAACCGCCACGGCCTCATCGCCGGGGCGACCGGCACGGGCAAGACCAAGACGCTGCAGGTGCTCGCCGAGCAGCTGTCGGCTGCGGGCGTGCCCGTCTTCGCCGCCGACATCAAGGGCGATCTCTCGGGTGTCGCGACGCCCGGCGAGTCCAGCGACAAGCTGCTGGCGCGCACTGCGGGCATCGGTCAGGCGTGGGACGGCGCCGGATTCCCGGTCGAGTACTTCGCGCTGGGTGGCGAGGGCATCGGCGTGCCGATCCGAGCGACCGTGCTCTCGTTCGGCCCGGTGCTGCTGTCGAAGGTGCTGGGCCTGAACGACACGCAGGAGTCGAGCCTCGGCATCGTCTTCGCCTACGCCGACGAGCAGCGGCTGCCGCTCGTCGACCTCAAGGACCTGCGCGAGCTGCTCCTCTGGCTCACCAGCGACCTGGGCAAGGAGGAGCTCAAGCGGCTCGGCGGCATCTCGACGCAGACGGCGGGCGTGATCCTGCGCGAGATCACCGCCTTCAGCGAGCAGGGCGCCGACGTCTTCTTCGGCGAGCCCGAGATCGACACGCGCGAGCTCATGCGCACCACCCCCGACGGCCGTGGCGTCATCAGCCTGCTCGAGGTTCCCGGTGTCGCCAGCCAGCCCGCACTCTTCTCCACCTTCCTCATGTGGCTGCTCGCCGACCTGTTCGAGGACCTGCCGGAGGTGGGTGACATCGACAAGCCCAAGCTGGTCTTCTTCTTCGACGAGGCGCACCTGCTGTTCAAGGACGCCTCCAAGGACTTCCTGAGCGCCATCACCCAGACCGTCCGACTCATCCGCTCGAAGGGCGTCGGCATCTTCTTCGTGACGCAGACCCCGAAGGATGTGCCGAGCGACGTGCTCGCGCAGCTCGGCTCGCGCGTGCAGCACCAGCTGCGCGCCCACACGCCCGACGACGCGACCGCGCTGCGCTCCACCGTGCGCACCTACCCGCGCAGCGGCTACGACCTCGAGCAGGTGCTCACCGGGCTCGGCATCGGGGAGGCGATCGTGACCGTGATGAACGAGCGCGGCGCGCCCACGCCCGTCGCCTGGACGCGCCTGCGGGCGCCGCAGGGCTCGATGGATCCGACGCCCGAGGCCGCGATGCGGCAGACGGTGCAGTCGTCGTCGCTGCTGCCGAAGTACGGTCAGGCCGTCGACCGCGAGTCGGCGTACGAGATCCTGCAGGCCAAGCTGCGGGCGGCGCAGAAGGCGGAGCAGGACGAGGCGGCCCGCGAGGAGGCTGAGGCTGAGGCGGCACGGCTCGAGAAGGCGGCGCGACAGGGTCGCGGCTCGGGCGGCTCCGGCGGCTCCGGGCAGCGGTCTGGAGGCAACGTGGTCACCGACTTCATCGGCTCCCGCACCGGCCAGTCGCTGATCCGCGAGATCGTGCGCGGCGTCTTCGGCAACCGACGCCGGTGA
- a CDS encoding multidrug effflux MFS transporter — translation MTASPGDGLTRGRRITTLVVLGLLAGLGPFTIDLYLPAFPAVKRAFDTTDAAVQLTLSATTLGFAFGQLVVGPLSDRIGRRRPLLIATSVHVLASVGVALAPDIASLLVLRVVQGFGAAAGTVVAMAMVRDLFAGKKLTTALSRLALVIGIAPIAAPVLGSWLLGFLEWRGLFWVLAAYAALVIVLQLVFLRETLPPHLRHVPGHSTLAQKYRAVLTDRVFVGVAVIGASIFGGMFAYLSTSSLLLQEVYGFTPGEFGIVFALCSIAVLIGTQTAGRAANRFGPQWVLSVSTALLIVGATLVIVFDLLAFGVAGLVPAIALFAFAFGLSMPCVQTLALVGHRSEAGTAASLLGALNMSIAGLVGPVVGLFGVESAVPMGAIMLVCGVLATCMLWFVVRPKDVPPIE, via the coding sequence GTGACCGCCTCGCCCGGCGACGGGCTGACCCGCGGCCGCCGCATCACGACGCTCGTCGTGCTGGGGCTGCTCGCCGGGCTCGGGCCGTTCACGATCGACCTCTACCTGCCGGCCTTCCCGGCGGTGAAGCGGGCGTTCGACACGACGGATGCGGCGGTGCAGCTGACCCTGTCGGCCACGACCCTGGGATTCGCGTTCGGGCAGCTGGTGGTCGGCCCGCTGTCGGACCGCATCGGCAGGCGGCGGCCGCTGCTGATCGCCACCAGCGTGCACGTGCTGGCGAGCGTCGGCGTCGCGCTCGCCCCCGACATCGCCTCGCTGCTGGTGCTGCGCGTCGTGCAGGGGTTCGGTGCGGCTGCCGGCACCGTCGTCGCGATGGCGATGGTGCGCGACCTCTTCGCCGGCAAGAAGCTGACCACGGCGCTGTCGCGGCTGGCGCTGGTGATCGGCATCGCGCCCATCGCGGCGCCGGTGCTCGGCTCGTGGCTGCTCGGCTTCCTCGAATGGCGGGGGCTCTTCTGGGTGCTGGCCGCCTATGCGGCGCTGGTGATCGTGCTGCAGCTCGTCTTCCTGCGCGAGACCCTCCCGCCGCACCTGCGCCATGTGCCCGGCCACTCGACGCTCGCCCAGAAGTACCGGGCGGTGCTCACCGACCGCGTCTTCGTCGGCGTCGCCGTCATCGGCGCGAGCATCTTCGGCGGCATGTTCGCCTACCTATCGACCTCGTCGCTGCTGCTGCAGGAGGTCTACGGCTTCACGCCCGGCGAGTTCGGCATCGTCTTCGCGCTCTGCTCGATCGCGGTGCTGATCGGCACCCAGACGGCGGGGCGCGCGGCGAACCGCTTCGGGCCGCAGTGGGTGCTCTCGGTCTCGACGGCGCTGCTCATCGTCGGGGCGACGCTGGTGATCGTGTTCGACCTCCTCGCCTTCGGCGTCGCCGGGCTCGTGCCCGCGATCGCGCTGTTCGCCTTCGCCTTCGGGCTGTCGATGCCGTGCGTCCAGACGCTCGCGCTCGTCGGCCACCGCAGCGAAGCGGGCACCGCAGCCTCGCTGCTCGGGGCGCTCAACATGTCGATCGCGGGCCTCGTGGGGCCCGTCGTCGGCCTCTTCGGGGTCGAGAGCGCCGTTCCGATGGGCGCGATCATGCTGGTCTGCGGCGTGCTCGCCACCTGCATGCTCTGGTTCGTCGTGCGCCCCAAGGACGTGCCTCCGATCGAGTGA